A portion of the Chiroxiphia lanceolata isolate bChiLan1 chromosome 10, bChiLan1.pri, whole genome shotgun sequence genome contains these proteins:
- the SLC2A2 gene encoding solute carrier family 2, facilitated glucose transporter member 2, with protein sequence MEEKSKMQTEKHLTGTLVLSVFTAVLGFFQFGYSLGVINAPQKVIEAHYGRVLGIIPLDGHATNTSREDGTDPQAGTKGTLAPLADTSEELATSSHILTMYWSLSVSVFAVGGMVSSFTVGWIGDRLGRVKAMLVVNVLSIAGNLLMGLAKFGPSHILIIAGRAVTGLYCGLSSGLVPMYVSEVSPTALRGALGTLHQLAIVTGILISQVLGLDFLLGNDEMWPLLLGLSGVAALLQFFLLLLCPESPRYLYIKLGKVEEAKRNLKRLRGNCDPMKEIAEMEKEKQEAASEKKVSIRQLFTSSKYRQAVIVALMVQISQQFSGINAIFYYSTNIFERAGVDQPVYATIGVGVVNTVFTVISVFLVEKAGRRSLFLAGLMGMLISAVAMTVGLALLSQFAWMSYVSMVAIFLFVIFFEVGPGPIPWFIVAELFSQGPRPAAIAVAGFCNWACNFIVGMCFQYIADLCGPYVFAIFAALLLLFFLFAYFKVPETKGKSFEEIAAVFRRKKLSAKAMTELQDLRATEEA encoded by the exons atggaagagaaaagcaaaatgcagacAGAGAAG cacctCACGGGAACGCTGGTCCTCTCTGTCTTCACTGCAGTGTTGGGCTTCTTCCAGTTCGGCTACAGCCTGGGTGTCATTAATGCCCCCCAGAAG GTGATAGAGGCACACTACGGGCGCGTGCTGGGCATCATCCCCCTGGATGGACACGCCACCAACACCTCCAGGGAGGATGGCACAGACCCCCAGGCTGGTACCAAGGGCACACTCGCACCCCTGGCTGACACCAGTGAGGAGCTGGCCACCTCCTCACACATCCTCACCATGTACTGGTCCCTCTCTGTCTCCGTGTTTGCCGTCGGTGGCATGGTCTCCTCCTTCACCGTGGGCTGGATCGGCGACCGGCTCGGCAG GGTGAAAGCCATGCTGGTGGTGAACGTCCTCTCCATCGCCGGGAACCTCCTCATGGGGCTGGCGAAATTTGGGCCGTCTCACATCCTCATCATCGCCGGGAGAGCAGTCACGGGGCTGTACTGCG GGCTCTCCTCCGGACTCGTGCCCATGTACGTCAGCGAGGTCTCTCCCACGGCCCTTCGGGGAGCGCTGGGGACGCTGCACCAGCTCGCCATTGTCACAGGGATCCTCATCAGCCAG GTCCTTGGACTAGACTTTCTCCTGGGCAATGATGAGATGTGGCCCCTGCTCCTCGGTCTGTCTGGCGTGGCTGCCCTGCTGCAgttcttcctgctcctgctgtgccccgAGAGCCCCCGATACCTTTACATCAAACTGGGGAAGGTGGAGGAAGCTAAAAGAA attTGAAAAGGCTTAGAGGAAACTGTGACCCGATGAAAGAGAttgcagagatggaaaaagaaaagcaagaagctGCTAGTGAAAAGAAAGTCTCCATAAGACAGCTTTTCACCTCTTCCAAGTACAGGCAGGCTGTCATCGTGGCACTGATGGTGCAAATATCCCAGCAGTTCTCAGGAATCAATGCG ATCTTTTACTATTCTACAAACATTTTCGAGAGAGCTGGAGTTGACCAACCAGTTTACGCAACCATCGGTGTTGGAGTGGTGAACACAGTCTTCACTGTTATCTCT GTCTTTCTGGTGGAGAAGGCGGGCAGGCGGTCCCTGTTCCTGGCTGGATTGATGGGCATGTTAATAAGTGCCGTGGCCATGACAGTTGGACTTGCGCTTCTG AGCCAGTTTGCCTGGATGAGCTATGTCAGCATGGTTGCGATCTTCCTCTTCGTCATCTTCTTTGAAGTCGGGCCTGGGCCCATCCCCTGGTTTATTGTGGCCGAGCTGTTCAGCCAAGGCCCACGTCCTGCCGCCATCGCTGTCGCCGGCTTCTGCAACTGGGCCTGCAACTTCATCGTGGGAATGTGCTTCCAGTACATAGCG GATCTGTGTGGACCGTACGTGTTTGCAATCTTCGCAGCCCTGCTCCTactcttctttctgtttgccTACTTCAAAGTCCCAGAGACAAAAGGGAAGTCCTTTGAGGAGATCGCAGCTGTGTTCCGCCGCAAGAAGCTCTCGGCCAAAGCCATGACTGAGCTGCAGGACCTGCGAGCCACTGAGGAGGCGTAG